The sequence below is a genomic window from Cedecea neteri.
ATTCATGCAAAATCTGGATCCTGGCTTCCATAACAGAGTAAAACCTTTAATTGGCGAAACGTCGCTGAAAGAATTAATTCAGGAAGTTAAAAATATGGATCTGTTGGTGACTTCTGACACCGGGCCTATGCACCTTGCGGTGGCGATGCAGATACCTACCGTGAGTATGTTTGTTATTACCTCCCCATACCTGTATGGACCTTTCCAGGATCCACAATTACATTCAGTTATTTATAAAGCCTATACCGCTCTGGATGAGTTGAAGTATAAGTCGGCGTTAGAGAAAATTAGCTGTGATGAAGTACTCAGCCGAATCACAGTCTATTTTAGTCAGAAAGTATAAAGACTAGACACCCTGATGTTGCACAGGCATTCGGGGTGTTTATTTGAATGTGTTCTTAATTTTTTCTAGTACTTCTCTTGAGGAGAGTTTTGACATCTTGTCGTCAGGGGCGTTACACACCTCCTGATTTTTCCCATACCCCCCAATCAGCCCCGGATCTGTCGGTCCGTAAAGCGTTACATTCGGGCGGTCTAATGCGGCGGTAAGATGGCTTAATCCTGTATCAACGGAAACCACATATTTTGCCCCCGCCAATACTTTAGCCACTTCTTCAAGCGTCATTTTCGGTAAGACGTCAACAAAATCAAACCCTTCTGCCAGCCGCTTTGCCCTTGCTTCTTCATGCGGTGCTCCCCACGGAAGCTTAATGCGAACCCCTGAACCCTTCAGCAGGCTAATCAGCTCACGCCAGTGAGTTTCTGGCCAGTGTTTATCATCTCGTGTCGTCGCATGTAAGAATACGGCATATTGGCCATTATTCGCCTTCAGAGAGTTCAGAAAATGGGATGCGATTGCATAATCACCCTGCCGCTCTGATTGGGGATATCCCAGGCTCTTAGCAAAAAGCTCACGCACGCGCTCAACCGCGTGTTGCTGCTTAGCCACGCTGTGTCTAACGTTGTAGAACAGGCTGGCCAGTGGCTCACGTGCGCTGTGCCAATCCATGCCGTGCTTTATGCCATGCGCCTTGCGAGTGACCAGCGCGGCACTTTTTACCAGCCCCTGAGCATCGATAATGCAGTCATATTCTCTGGCCTTCAGCTCCTTATAGAACACTTCTCGTTCAGCGCGTGTTTTAGAAGCAAACCAGCTTTTACGCCAGCGACGGATCGCCACCGGGAATACTTTATCCACGGCCGGATGCCAGCTCGGGATCTGGGCAAAGCCTTCTTCAACAACCCAATCGAACTTGATACCCGGAATGGCATGCATCGCGTCCGTAAGCGCAGGAAGAGAGTGAAGAACATCACCCATCGAAGATGTTTTAACGAGAAGAACACGCATCAGTCTTCCTTGCTGCGGGTTAACAGTTCAGTCAATACAACCAGCACGCTCTCGGGCGTGATATCGATCAGGCTTTGATGATAGCCCTCAGCGGCATCGCCTTTACGCACTTTATGGTAGCCGCTGATCAGGCGAATAACCTTCGCTTTATGGGAAAGCGGTGGCGTGAAGTCTGGACTGCTTGGGCCGTAAAGTGCCACCAGCGGACGGTCGAGTGCGGCTGCAACATGCATCAGGCCGGAATCATTGGTGACCACGCCCTCGCAAGCGGCAAGCAATATCACGGCCTGTTCAAGCTGGGTATCCCCGGCAAGGTTACGGCACCATGCCTGCTGCTCAGTGGTGAGGGCAGCAAGAATATCTTTACCAGCGTCCTTATCCTTGGCAGAGCCGAAGAGCACAACCTGATAGCCAGCATCAATGAGTTTTGCTGCGAGCGCGGCGTAATGATAGTGCGGCCAACGCTTTGCCGGGCCGAACTCTGCTCCGGGGCAGAAACCTATCATCGGACGCTGTGACTCGAGATTAAAGGCAGCGCAGGCCTGTGTTTTCTCACCTTCACTGACATGAAGTTGAGGCCAAAGGAGTGGCTGTGGGAGATCTTTCGCCGACTGCATTACGCCCTTGTCGTAACCTAAAGCGACGTAGCGTTCTATCATTAAAGGCCAGGCTTGTTTGTCCAGCTTGCGGCTGTCATTCAGCAGGCCGTAACGCAATTCGCCCAGCCAACCCGTGCGATGAGGAATGTTGGCAAAAAAAGGAACTAGTGCGGACTTAAAGGAATTGGGCAGGACGTAAGCACGATCATAGCGCTTATCCCGAAGGCTATGACCCAGACGGCGGCGTTCTGCGATTTGCAGCGCCCCGTGACCTAGCGGCATAGCGATCGCCTCGTTCACTTCCTGCATACGTGATAATAGCGGACGGCACCACGCGGGTGCCATCACATCAATGATCGCCTGGGGATAACGCGCCTTGAGCGTGCGATAGAGACTTTGCGACATCATCATGTCGCCCACCCATGACGGGCCAATCACCAGAATTTTCATGCTTTTCCTGTGCAGCTTATGCGTCGCGATTTAACCATTTCATGTATTCCGCAACCCCTTGGGCAACGGTTTTGAACGGCTTGTCGTAACCCGCAGCGCGCAGATTGGTTAAGTCGGCTTCAGTATAAGCCTGATAGCGACCTTTTAGCTTTTCCGGGAAAGGAATGTACTCGATGCTGCCTTTGTTGTGATACGCCAGCGCTGCATCTGCCACGGCCTGGAAGGATTCCGCACGGCCGGTACCGCAGTTGAAAATACCGGAAACACCATTTTCCCAGAACCAGAGGTTAACGGCGGCCACATCACCCACATAGATGAAGTCACGCTTGAAGCCGTCACTGCCTTCAAAGAGTTTAGGATTTTCACCGTTATTCAATTGGGTGTTGAGGTGGAAGGCGACGCTCGCCATGCTGCCTTTGTGGCCTTCACGCGGCCCGTAGACGTTAAAGTAGCGGAAGCCGGTCACCTGAGAGTTCGCTTCTGGCAGGATTTGGCGCACATATTCATCAAACAGGAATTTTGAGTAACCATATACGTTCAGCGGCTGTTCATATTCGCGTGATTCGATGAAGTCTTTATTGCGTCCACCGTAGGTCGCGGCGGAAGAGGCGTAGAGGAACGGAATTTCACGCTCCAGGCAGTAGTGCAGAATTTCTTTAGAGTACTGATAGTTGTTGTCCATCATGTACTTGCCGTCCCACTCGGTGGTGGAGGAGCAGGCACCTTCATGGAAGATGGCGTCGATATCACCGAAGTCTTCCCCGGCCATAATTTGGATCAGGAAGTCTTCCTTATCCATGTAGTCGGCGATGTCCAGATCAACCAGGTTAACAAATTTAGTCCCGTCTTTGAGGTTATCCACTACCAGGATATCGCGGTAGCCTTGCTCATTCAGTGACTTAACAATGTTGCTGCCGATCATGCCGGCGCCGCCAGTAACGATAATCATAAGTTTAACCTTTAAAAAGTGGAGCTTTCAGGCCATAGACCTGATGCGCTAATGGCTCTTATCATACCATTACAATTAAAGACCCGCCTAATGAGCGGAAGTTTTTCACCCTCGTGATTTATCCTGCAAAAATCATATTCCCTGAAGCGTAATCTCGTCTCCTGGTATAGGTTTGGGTAATATATGCCGAAATTTGCCATGCCTGGAGAATCGCGATGCGCGAAGATTTTTACAAGCAGTTGACCTCCCAGCTCGAGACGGCTCGTGCGGAAGGGTTATTTAAAGAAGAGCGTATTATCACCTCCGCCCAGCAGGCGGACATCACCGTCGCGGACGGTAGCCACGTTATTAACTTCTGCGCCAACAACTATCTGGGCCTCGCTAACCATCCGCAGCTGATTGAAGCGGCTAAACAGGGGATGGATAAACACGGTTTTGGTATGGCTTCGGTCCGCTTCATTTGTGGTACTCAGGACAGCCACAAACAGCTGGAAAGCAAGCTGGCCGATTTCCTGGGAACGGACGATGCGATTCTCTACTCCTCCTGCTTCGACGCCAATGGCGGCCTGTTTGAGACGCTGCTTGGGCCGGAAGACGCCATCATTTCTGATGCGTTAAACCATGCTTCAATTATTGACGGGGTTCGCCTGTGCAAAGCCCAGCGTTATCGCTATGCCAACAACGATATGCAGGAGCTGGAAGCTCGTCTGAAAGAGGCTCGCGCTGCGGGTGCTCGCCACGTGATGATCGCCACCGACGGCGTGTTCTCAATGGACGGCGTGATTGCCAACCTGCAGGGCGTTTGTGACCTGGCGGATAAGTACAATGCGCTGGTTATGGTCGATGACTCCCACGCTGTGGGCTTTGTAGGTGCCAATGGGCGCGGTACGCACGAATACTGCGATGTTATGGACCGGGTTGATATTATTACCGGCACGCTGGGTAAAGCGCTGGGTGGTGCTTCAGGTGGCTACACCGCTGGTCGCAAAGAAGTTATCGAATGGCTTCGCCAGCGTTCCCGTCCTTACCTGTTCTCGAATTCACTCGCACCAGCCATCGTTTCCGCCTCTATCAAGGTCCTGGAAATGCTGGAGTCAGGTGCAGAGCTGCGTGAGCGTCTGTGGTCCAACGCACGTCTGTTCCGTGAAAAAATGAGCGCTGCCGGGTTTACGCTTGCTGGTGCCGATCACGCGATTATTCCAGTGATGCTTGGTGAAGCGGTTGTGGCGCAAAACTTTGCGCGCGAGCTGCAAAAAGAAGGTATTTATGTCACCGGTTTCTTCTATCCGGTGGTGCCAAAAGGTCAGGCGCGTATTCGCACCCAAATGTCGGCGGCGCATACCCCTGAGCAAATCGAACGTGCGGTAGATGCGTTTACGCGCATCGGTAAGCAATTAGGCGTTATCGCTTAAGGGAGCGGTCATGAAAGCATTAGCAAAACTGAAGGCGGAAGAAGGCATCTGGATGACGGATGCTCCCAAGCCGGAAATGGGTCATAACGATCTGCTGATCAAAATTCGTAAAACGGCGATTTGCGGGACCGACGTCCATATTTACAACTGGGACGAATGGTCGCAAAAAACTATTCCTGTTCCTATGGTTGTAGGCCACGAATACGTGGGTGAAGTGGTCGGCATTGGCCAGGAAGTGAAAGGCTTCAAGATTGGCGACCGCGTTTCCGGCGAAGGGCATATCACCTGTGGGCACTGCCGTAACTGCCGCGGCGGGCGTACCCACCTGTGTCGTAACACTACCGGCGTGGGTGTGAACCGCCCTGGCTGTTTTGCTGAGTATTTGGTTATCCCGGCGTTTAATGCGTTCAAGATCCCGGACAATATCTCAGACGACCTGGCTTCCATCTTCGACCCGTTCGGTAACGCAGTGCACACGGCACTTTCGTTCGACCTGGTGGGCGAAGATGTGCTGGTCTCCGGTGCGGGCCCTATCGGGATCATGGCGGCGGCAGTAGCGAAGCATGTCGGCGCGCGTAACGTGGTGATTACCGACGTGAACGAATACCGTCTTGAGCTGGCGCGCGAAATGGGTATTACCCGTGCGGTTAACGTCAGCAAAGAAAGCTTGCAGGACGTAATGAGCGAGCTGGGGATGACCGAAGGATTTGACGTGGGCCTGGAGATGTCCGGGGCGCCTCCAGCATTCCGCACAATGCTGGATACCATGAACCACGGTGGCCGTATTGCGATGCTGGGGATCCCGCCGTCAGATATGTCTATCGACTGGACCAAAGTTATCTTTAAAGGATTGTTTATTAAAGGTATCTATGGGCGAGAGATGTTTGAAACCTGGTACAAGATGGCCGCCCTGATTCAGTCTGGCCTGGATCTGTCCCCGATTATCACCCACCGCTTCTCTATAGATGAGTTCCAGAAAGGCTTTGACGCGATGCGTTCCGGGCAGTCCGGCAAAGTTATCCTGAGCTGGGATTAATCATTAAGCCAGAGGGCATCGCGCCCTCTGGTTTTTCAATCAGGCCTGTTTGTCCCAACCCTGCCACTGATGCTGGAGATATTTCACCAGCGCGCTCTCGGCAATACTTTCACTGATGACTTTAAAGTAGGCGGTAGCGTACACCGGTTCGAGAGGCTGCTTCGGTTTACACACCTTCACGCCACGGAACGGGTTACGCGGCGGCGGCTGTTTGCCTGGCTGAGTATTATTCGGCGTTGAGGTATCTACCTGCGGTTCATTAAGCAGGCTGCTTGGACGCACCAGCGTGATGTCCGGTGGCAGGTTGTACACCATTTGCTGGAGAACGCGAACGGTTGAAGGGTGAGGATGACCAATGGCGATCGCTGACCCCGTTTTGCGAGCAAGCTGGATAGCGCGATTGAACTGAAAGCGAATATCCGCCTCGTTCTGAGTATCGTCGAGGAACACTTTCCGTTTAATCACTTTGACACGAGTGCCTGCCGCGGCGCGCGTGGCCTGGCTGTTACCGATGGTCATGCTGTCCAGGAAATAGAGATTGTACTGCTCCAGCGACTGCATCACCTTTTGCATGCCGAACAGGCTGGAGGTCATTGCGCTGCCCATATGGTTATTCATCCCAACGGCATAAGGGACTTTGTTCACCGCGTCGCGGATAATTCTCTCGATTTCGCCGCTGCTCATGTCCGGGCGGAGCGTATCTTTCTCTAGCGGTTGTTTGCTGAGTGGTGCCATCGGCAGATGGATCAGAACTTCATGCCCGGCGTTATGGGCTTTGGTGGCCATTTCGCGAGCGTGTGGCGCGTTGGGAAGCACGGCGACGGAGACGTTAGTCGGCAGGGCCAGCACCAGGTTTTCCTGCTGAGGGCGATAGCCAAAGTCATCAATGACTATTGAGAGCTTACCGGCCCATGCGGAGGTGGCCAGCATTAGCCCGCTGGCGGCGGCGAAAAAAACGGTGCGGAACTGAGGCAAAACTTATCTTCCCAACCACGGTTGTGGATTCACTGCCTGGCCCTGGCGACGAATTTCGAAATAGAGTGACGGACGGCCCTGACCGCCACTGCTACCGACCAGCGCAATAGGTTGCCCGGCACGTACCTGGGTGCCGACGCTGACTAACGCGCTCTGGTTGTAGCCGTAGAGACTCATATCGCCCTTACCGTGTTCAATGACGACAACAAGACCATAGCCCTGAAGCCAGTCGGCAAGGATCACGCGTCCGTCGGCAATGGCTTTAACTTCCGTGCCTTCCGAAGCCGCAATAACGATACCTTTCCAACGTAGTTCACCTTGCAGCTGTTCGCCATAGCGATGCAGTAACGAACCGCGAACCGGCCAGTATGCCTGCCCACGTGGCGCACCCAGGCCACCTGTTCTCGACATCAATGAACGCTCGCTTTCGGTTGGCTTGTAGGTTGTGCCTTTGTTGGAGGCTTCCTGCTGTTTATTGCGAACCTGCTCTGCTTCGCGTGCCTCACGCTCGGCTCGAGCTTTTGCTGCGGCTTCTGCACGGGCTATCTGATTTTGTAAGCGCGCCTGGTTCTGGCGCATTTCACTCAGCTTCTGCTGATCCTGCTGAATGGAGGATTCCAGGCCTGCCAGCGTCTTTTTACGTTCGTTGCGGGCGCTCTCCAGCTTGGCCTGCTGCGCCTGCTGGTCGTACAGCAAGGTTTGCTGTTCGCTTTGCTTACTTTCCAGCTCGATTTTTTGCTGTGCGGCTTCCGCTTTGGTCTGTTTTAACTCTTCGATAGTCTGCTGGCGTGCAGCGTTAAGGTAGCCGAAATAGGCCTGTAGCCGCTGGCCACGCTGGCTTTCTTCGCCGCTAAGAATCAGCTGAATGCCGGTATGCTGGCCCTGACGAAACGCCGCATCCAGCTGGGCAGCCAGGTTACGTTCCTGGGTTGCCTGTTGTTTTTGCAGTTTGGCGAGGGAGTTGTTCAGCGTCGCGATTTGATTGTTTAAATCCGCGAGAGTGTTCTGGGTTTCACGCAGCTTGCGGCTGGCCGCAGAAATTGCTTCTTCCTGCGCTTTTAGCTGAGCGAGTAAAACGGAGCGTTGCTGCTGCTGCTGACGCACCGCACGTTCTTTGGCGGCGATATCCTGTTGGATGGATTGCAGCTGCTGTTTGTCGTCAGCATGGCTGGAAAAAGGCCATAACAAGACGCCAGCGCTGAACACGCTGGCGTAGATAACGGGCTTCACAGCCCATGTCTTTGAAAAAATCGCCTTTCCCCTCATGGGGAGGGATTATTCCACGATGAACAGCGGCTTGCCAGTCATCTCGTGCGGGATTTCCATTCCCATCAGGCTCAACATGGTTGGCGCGATGTCAGAAAGCTTGCCGCCAGCGACAGCTTTCAGGTTTTTCTCACCTACGTAGATCAGCGGAACCGGCAGGCTGGTGTGCGCGGTATGGGCCTGGCCGGTAGCCGGGTCGCGCATTTGCTCTGCGTTGCCGTGGTCTGCAGTGATCAACAGCTGACCGCCAACGGCCTCAACGGCTTTAACCACCTGAGCGACGCAGTTGTCGAGGGCTTCAACGGCGGAAATCGCAGCATCATAAACGCCGGTATGGCCGACCATGTCACCGTTCGGATAGTTGCAGATGATGGTGTCGTATTTGCCGCTGTTGATGGCGCTCAGCAGCTTATCGGTCAGTTCAGCAGAGCTCATTTCAGGCTGCAGATCGTAGGTCGCCACTTTCGGAGAATTCACCAGGACGCGGTCTTCACCCGCGAACGGCTCTTCAACGCCGCCGTTGTAGAAGAAGGTCACGTGAGCGTATTTCTCGGTTTCGGAGATGCGCAGCTGGGTTTTATTGTGTTTCGCCATCCACTCCCCGAAGGTATTGGTCAGCGAAGCAGGTGGGTAAGCGCAGGCCGTTTTAATGTCTGCGGCATATTCAGTCAGCATCACGAAGTCGCCAAACTGCACTACTTTTTTGCGGCTAAAACCGTCGAAATCGGCGTTAACAAAGGCGCGAGTGATCTGGCGGGCACGGTCAGCGCGGAAGTTCATGAAGATCAATGCATCGCCGTCATTCATAGCAGATTCGGCTTCGCCTGCGGCGCGAATCACGGTTGGCTTAACGAATTCATCGTTTTCGTCGCGAGTGTAAGCTGCTTCCAGACCGGCAACCGCATTGTCTGCCTGGAATTCGCCTTTGGCCTGAGTCATCAGGTCGTAAGCCAGCTCAACACGATCCCAGCGGTTGTCGCGGTCCATGGCGTAGTAACGGCCAATCAGGGTGGCAACGCGGCCTTTGCCCAGCTCAGCGAACTTGTCGGCAAATTTCTTCAGGGAAGATTCTGCGCTGCGTGGCGGCGTGTCACGGCCATCAAGGAAAGCATGCAGATAAATAGCTTCAGCGCCTCGCTCGGCCGCCAGCTCGATCATCGCCAGAATATGGTCTTCATGGCTGTGAACGCCGCCAGGGGAAACCAGGCCCATGATATGTACCGCTTTACCGGCGGCAACGGCTTTGTCTACCGCACCGGTCAGAACTGGATTAGCAAAGAAAGCACGTTCTTTAATTTCAACGTCCAGGCGAGTCAGATCCTGGTAGACGATGCGGCCAGCACCGAGGTTGACGTGGCCCACTTCGGAATTACCCATTTGCCCATCAGGCAGGCCCACTTCCAGGCCTGATGCGTTGATCAGGGTATGCGGACGCTGGGCCCACAGGCTATCCATCACCGGCGTTTTAGCATTAAGAATCGCGTTATCCTGCTGCTCTTCGCGGTGGCCATAGCCATCGAGAATAACCAGGACCATAGGTTTTTTAGTAACCGACATTGCAACAACCTCTGAGTCTAAGACAAAATTTGCGTAATTTTACTACAGCCGATCCGGGCGAATAGCCGCAGAAGATCAAAGAAAGAGGTTGGATGGCGATCGGATTTCATCAGTCTGGTTCTTTTTTTCCGTAACAGCCCGCAGAATCCACATAACATTATTCAGACTGGCTGTAATTGCCACAACGCGAAGGTATACTCCCCACCTGGTTTTCTCATCATTACTTAGTCGGGAGTTATTACCCCCCATGCAAGAAATTATGCAATTCGTAGGTCGCCACCCCATACTTAGTCTGGCGTGGGTTGGCCTGCTGGCCGCGGTACTTTTCATGACCTTTAAAGGCCTGGCTTCTAAAGTCAAAGTGATCACTCGTGGTGAAGCCACTCGCTTAATTAACAAAGAAGATGCGGTGGTGGTTGATATACGCCAGCGCGACGACTTCCGTAAAGGCCACATTGCAAATTCACTGAACGTGCTGCCAACTGAAATCAAAAGCGGCAACTTGGGTGAACTTGAAAAACACAAAACGAAGCCCATTATTGTGGTATGCGCTAACGGTGTTTCTTCACAAGAATCAGCGGCTTTGTTGCACAAGGCTGGTTTTGAGCAGGTTGCGCTGCTAAAAGAAGGTATTGCCGGCTGGAGCGGGGAAAACCTGCCGCTGGTTCGCGGTAAATAATCTGGAAAACTGAGGTAAACCATGGCGAATATTGAGATCTATACCAAAGCGACTTGTCCTTTTTGCCACCGCGCAAAAGCCCTGCTGAACGAAAAAGGCGTGGCGTTCCAGGAATTGCCTATTGATGGTGATGCCGCTAAGCGGGAAGAGATGATCAAACGCAGTGGTCGCACCACGGTACCGCAGATTTTTATTGACGCACAGCACATTGGCGGTTGCGATGACTTGTACGCACTGGACGCGCGTGGTGGACTCGATCCCCTGCTGAGCTAGTGCGGTTTGTCTGCCGTGTATCGCAGAGTAAGGACGTTTAAATTTAAGGGTTAACAATGTCAGAACAAAACAATACAGAAATGGGTTTCCAGATTCAGCGTGTTTACACCAAGGATGTCTCTTTCGAAGCACCTAACGCACCGCACGTTTTCCAGAAAGACTGGCAGCCGGAAGTAAAACTGGATCTGGATACTGCATCCAGCCAGCTGGCTGAAAATGTTTATGAAGTTGTGCTGCGCGTAACCGTGACCGCTACGCTGGGCGAAGACACTGCTTTCCTGTGTGAAGTTCAGCAGGCGGGTATCTTCTCCGTTGACGGTATCGAAGGCACGCAGCTGGCGCATTGCCTGGGCGCATACTGCCCGAACATTCTGTTCCCATATGCGCGTGAATGTATTACTAGCCTGGTTTCTCGCGGCACTTTCCCGCAGCTGAACCTTGCACCGGTTAACTTCGATGCGTTGTTCATGAACTATCTGCAGCAGCAAGCTGGCGAAGGTGCTGAAAACCATCAGGATGCCTGATGAACAGCCTTAATGCTTCAATGACTGTTATCGGTGCCGGCTCTTACGGCACCGCTCTCGCAATTACCCTTGCGAGAAATGGCCACCACGTTGTGTTGTGGGGTCATGATGCCAAACATATTGCCACGCTGCAGGCCGATCGCTGCAATGCGGCTTTCCTGCCCGATGTCCCTTTTCCCGACACCCTACATCTTGAGCGTGATTTAGCCGTAGCATTGGCTGCCAGCCGTAATATTCTGGTGGTTGTACCGAGCCATGTGTTCGGGCAAGTGTTGCGTCAAATCAAGCCGCTGATGCGCCCGGACGCACGTATTGTGTGGGCGACAAAAGGGCTGGAAGCTGAAACGGGTCGTCTACTGCAGGATGTTGCCCGTGAGGCGCTGGGGGATGATGTTCCTCTGGCGGTCATTTCTGGCCCAACATTCGCGAAAGAGCTGGCAGCAGGTTTACCGACGGCGATTGCGCTTGCGGCAACCGATGACCAGTTTGCGGATGATCTCCAACATCTTCTGCACTGCGGTAAAAGTTTCCGCGTCTACAGCAATCCCGATTTCATCGGCGTTCAGCTTGGCGGTGCGGTTAAAAACGTTATCGCTATTGGCGCGGGGATGTCGGACGGCATCGGCTTTGGTGCTAACGCGCGTACCGCGCTTATCACCCGTGGTCTTGCGGAGATGACTCGCCTTGGTAGCGCGCTCGGTGCTTCGCCGGAAACCTTTATGGGTATGGCCGGTTTGGGCGATCTGGTACTGACCTGTACCGACAACCAGTCCCGCAACCGTCGCTTCGGCATGATGCTCGGTCAGGGAATGGATGTGGATGGTGCACAGCAAAAGATTGGCCAGGTGGTTGAAGGCTATCGCAATACCAAAGAAGTTCGCGAGCTGGCGGCTCGGGTAGGCGTCGAAATGCCAATAACCGAGGAAATTTATCAGGTATTGTATTGCGGAAAAAATGCGCGCGAGGCAGCATTAACGTTGCTTGGTCGTACTCGTAAGGATGAACGAAGCGGCAAATGAAGGATCGCCTAATACACCGCAATAACTGAAACGTCCCGACCCTGGTGTCGGGCGTTGTTTTTCTGTCTGGAGAGAGCAATGTCGTCTGAAGAACTGGATTTGGTGTGGAGCAATATTAAAGCCGAAGCGCGAGCGCTTGCGGATTGTGAACCCATGTTGGCCAGTTTTTATCATGCGACGCTCCTCAAGCACGATAATCTTGGAAACGCGCTCAGTTACATGCTGGCCAATAAGCTGGCTTCGCCGATTATGCCGGCCATTGCCATTCGCGAAGTGGTTGAAGAGGCCTACGCGGCCGATCCACAGATGATTGCGTCTGCGGCTTGTGACATTCAGGCTGTTCGCACCCGTGACCCGGCAGTAGACAAGTATTCAACGCCGCTGCTTTATCTTAAAGGTTTTCATGCGCTGCAGGCGTATCGCATTGGCCATTGGCTTTGGCTGCAGGGGCGACAGGCTCTGGCTATCTTCCTGCAGAACCAGGTATCCGTTTCTTTCCAGGTTGATATTCACCCTGCAGCAAAAATTGGGTGTGGGATCATGCTTGACCATGCCACCGGGATTGTCATTGGTGAGACGGCGGTCGTTGAAAACGATGTCTCTATTCTGCAATCGGTCACATTGGGCGGTACCGGTAAAACCAGTGGCGATCGTCATCCGAAAATCCGTGAAGGCGTAATGATTGGCGCAGGTGCCAAGATCCTCGGCAATATTGAGGTCGGAACCGGCGCGAAAATTGGCGCAGGTTCCGTCGTGCTACAACCTGTTCCTCCGCATACAACGGCAGCTGGCGTGCCGGCGCGAATCGTGGGCACGCCTGGAAGTGACAAGCCAGCGATAGATATGGATCAGCACTTCAATGGCGCAGGCTTTGAATACGGCGACGGCATTTAGCTTCTGAGCACAGCGCCCTGATACCCTAACTGGCGCCAGGCCTCATAGACCACCACGGACACCGAGTTAGAGAGGTTCATGCTGCGGCTGTCTGGCATCATGGGAATGCGAATCTTTTGTTCTGGCGGCATGGCGTTGAGTATCTCAGCGGGTAACCCGCGAGTTTCCGGGCCAAACATCAAATAATCCCCAGCCTGATAGCTCACAGCACTGTGGGCGGGTGTTCCCTTGGTTGTTAAAGCAAACAGGCGCTGAGGGTTTTCGGCTTCCAGAAAGGCGTTATAGTCGCGATGGCGCAGCACTGTTGTAAATTCGTGATAATCCAGCCCGGCGCGGCGCAGGCGTTTATCATCCCAGGGAAAACCCATTGGTTCAATGATATGCAGGCGGAAACCAGTGTTGGCGCACAGGCGGATAATGTTGCCGGTATTGGGCGGAATCTCTGGCTCAAACAAAACGATATTTAACATATAACCCCCATCAACTAGGGGCGAAGAATAGCAAAATAGCTACTGAGCAGAAACGAAAACAGGCTCCGTAGAGCCTGTTATTGCAAATGTTTATCCTGTTTATCAGCGGTGATAAAGCGGCAGCCAGAGCGTCAGGCGCAGACCACCCAGTGGGCTGTCGTCAGCTTTTACCCAGCCACGATGTTGCTGCACGGCAGTTTCCACGATAGCCAGACCGAGACCTGTACCACCGGACTCGCGATCGCGCGCCTCATCCGTACGATAAAACGGACGGAAAATTTGCTCTCTGTCTTCCGGACTGACGCCCGGGCCGTCATCGTCAACGGTGACGGTAATACCTTGATTATCGACTGAGAAGTTGACTGCTATTTTGGTGTGCGAGTAGCGCA
It includes:
- the rfaC gene encoding lipopolysaccharide heptosyltransferase RfaC, with the protein product MRVLLVKTSSMGDVLHSLPALTDAMHAIPGIKFDWVVEEGFAQIPSWHPAVDKVFPVAIRRWRKSWFASKTRAEREVFYKELKAREYDCIIDAQGLVKSAALVTRKAHGIKHGMDWHSAREPLASLFYNVRHSVAKQQHAVERVRELFAKSLGYPQSERQGDYAIASHFLNSLKANNGQYAVFLHATTRDDKHWPETHWRELISLLKGSGVRIKLPWGAPHEEARAKRLAEGFDFVDVLPKMTLEEVAKVLAGAKYVVSVDTGLSHLTAALDRPNVTLYGPTDPGLIGGYGKNQEVCNAPDDKMSKLSSREVLEKIKNTFK
- the rfaF gene encoding ADP-heptose--LPS heptosyltransferase RfaF; amino-acid sequence: MKILVIGPSWVGDMMMSQSLYRTLKARYPQAIIDVMAPAWCRPLLSRMQEVNEAIAMPLGHGALQIAERRRLGHSLRDKRYDRAYVLPNSFKSALVPFFANIPHRTGWLGELRYGLLNDSRKLDKQAWPLMIERYVALGYDKGVMQSAKDLPQPLLWPQLHVSEGEKTQACAAFNLESQRPMIGFCPGAEFGPAKRWPHYHYAALAAKLIDAGYQVVLFGSAKDKDAGKDILAALTTEQQAWCRNLAGDTQLEQAVILLAACEGVVTNDSGLMHVAAALDRPLVALYGPSSPDFTPPLSHKAKVIRLISGYHKVRKGDAAEGYHQSLIDITPESVLVVLTELLTRSKED
- the rfaD gene encoding ADP-glyceromanno-heptose 6-epimerase, which produces MIIVTGGAGMIGSNIVKSLNEQGYRDILVVDNLKDGTKFVNLVDLDIADYMDKEDFLIQIMAGEDFGDIDAIFHEGACSSTTEWDGKYMMDNNYQYSKEILHYCLEREIPFLYASSAATYGGRNKDFIESREYEQPLNVYGYSKFLFDEYVRQILPEANSQVTGFRYFNVYGPREGHKGSMASVAFHLNTQLNNGENPKLFEGSDGFKRDFIYVGDVAAVNLWFWENGVSGIFNCGTGRAESFQAVADAALAYHNKGSIEYIPFPEKLKGRYQAYTEADLTNLRAAGYDKPFKTVAQGVAEYMKWLNRDA
- the kbl gene encoding glycine C-acetyltransferase codes for the protein MREDFYKQLTSQLETARAEGLFKEERIITSAQQADITVADGSHVINFCANNYLGLANHPQLIEAAKQGMDKHGFGMASVRFICGTQDSHKQLESKLADFLGTDDAILYSSCFDANGGLFETLLGPEDAIISDALNHASIIDGVRLCKAQRYRYANNDMQELEARLKEARAAGARHVMIATDGVFSMDGVIANLQGVCDLADKYNALVMVDDSHAVGFVGANGRGTHEYCDVMDRVDIITGTLGKALGGASGGYTAGRKEVIEWLRQRSRPYLFSNSLAPAIVSASIKVLEMLESGAELRERLWSNARLFREKMSAAGFTLAGADHAIIPVMLGEAVVAQNFARELQKEGIYVTGFFYPVVPKGQARIRTQMSAAHTPEQIERAVDAFTRIGKQLGVIA
- the tdh gene encoding L-threonine 3-dehydrogenase, which encodes MKALAKLKAEEGIWMTDAPKPEMGHNDLLIKIRKTAICGTDVHIYNWDEWSQKTIPVPMVVGHEYVGEVVGIGQEVKGFKIGDRVSGEGHITCGHCRNCRGGRTHLCRNTTGVGVNRPGCFAEYLVIPAFNAFKIPDNISDDLASIFDPFGNAVHTALSFDLVGEDVLVSGAGPIGIMAAAVAKHVGARNVVITDVNEYRLELAREMGITRAVNVSKESLQDVMSELGMTEGFDVGLEMSGAPPAFRTMLDTMNHGGRIAMLGIPPSDMSIDWTKVIFKGLFIKGIYGREMFETWYKMAALIQSGLDLSPIITHRFSIDEFQKGFDAMRSGQSGKVILSWD